In one bacterium genomic region, the following are encoded:
- a CDS encoding DUF4160 domain-containing protein has protein sequence MPTISMFYGILIRMFFRDIEKHKEPHIHADYQGKVAVYSISDGSLLAGELPPNKHKLVVAWIEIHQEDLLADWNLAVSGKTPLPIKGLDQ, from the coding sequence ATGCCAACAATTTCAATGTTTTATGGAATTCTTATTCGGATGTTCTTTCGAGATATCGAGAAACATAAAGAGCCACATATCCATGCTGATTACCAAGGGAAAGTTGCAGTGTACTCAATTTCTGACGGATCACTGTTGGCTGGTGAACTACCACCGAATAAACACAAACTGGTCGTTGCATGGATTGAGATTCATCAAGAAGATTTACTTGCTGACTGGAACTTAGCTGTAAGTGGTAAAACACCACTTCCCATCAAAGGACTTGATCAATGA